The following proteins are encoded in a genomic region of Phragmites australis chromosome 9, lpPhrAust1.1, whole genome shotgun sequence:
- the LOC133929241 gene encoding probable hexosyltransferase MUCI70, whose translation MSGGASLGLRSSGSYGSLQQSGCQSPTPSPPLAARKPAKMSLSGAGRGILCARICKLAGRRQRMLLLFLVTVAVAFCFLFSSLVNRDEDAPPGTETMFGFSDHVRSFVNPAWTSSSRPVAQKDSLSGNGLNSSSQTEKQSNNGHGKVQGLLSSFPPAVVLDHHACENFSFSPPPIDRKRTGARPCPVCYLPVEQALTLRPSEPSASPVLQSLNYLFEENLIFEESNGGSLFGGYPSQEERDKSYDIKESMTVRCGFVRGKIPGRNTGFDIDEADLSEMQQCQRTVVASAIFGNYDIMQQPESINEFSKNTVCFFMFLDEETEAAIKNFTTIDHTKRIGLWRVVVVHNLPYSDARRNGKVPKLLLHRLFPNARYSIWIDGKLKLVRDPYQVLERFLWRKNVSFAISRHYKRFDVFEEAEANKAGGKYDNASIDYQIEFYKREGLTHYSSAKLPITSDVPEGCVIIREHIPITNLFTCLWFNEVDRFTSRDQLSFSTVRDKIRSRVNWTADMFLDCERRDFVVQTYHRELLEQRQAALRSQPPPRPPAALMQPRKMLPDNAAEEPGKSPATKKLPAKHTRDRKSSSKRTHRTKVAGGKESVQL comes from the exons ATGAGCGGCGGGGCGTCGCTGGGGCTCAGGTCGTCGGGGAGCTATGGATCGCTGCAGCAGTCAGGCTGCCAGTCGCCCACTCCGTCGCCGCCACTCGCCGCGCGGAAGCCCGCGAAGATGTCCCTCAGCGGCGCCGGCCGCGGCATCCTCTGCGCCCGGATCTGCAAGCTCGCCGGCCGTCGACAGCGGATGCTGCTCCTCTTCCTCGTCACCGTCGCCGTGGCATTCTGCTTCCTCTTCTCATCACTTGTCAATAGAG ATGAAGATGCACCACCTGGTACTGAGACCATGTTTGGATTTTCTGATCATGTCCGGAGTTTTGTGAATCCTGCTTGGACATCTTCGAGCAGACCAGTAGCCCAGAAAGATTCTTTGAGTGGGAATGGTCTGAATTCTTCATCACAGACAGAAAAGCAGTCTAACAACGGTCACGGAAAAGTTCAGGGTCTCTTGTCGAGTTTCCCACCAGCAGTTGTTCTGGATCACCATGCTTGTGAAAATTTCTCATTTTCTCCTCCACCTATTGATAGGAAACGCACTGGAGCACGAC CCTGTCCGGTTTGTTATTTGCCTGTTGAGCAGGCCCTGACATTGAGACCAAGTGAACCATCAGCGTCACCTGTCCTTCAAAGCTTAAATTATTTGTTTGAGGAGAATTTGATTTTTGAAGAGTCAAATGGTGGTTCTTTGTTTGGAGGTTATCCATCCCAGGAGGAACGAGATAAGTCTTATGACATAAAAGAATCGATGACAGTACGTTGTGG ATTTGTAAGAGGAAAGATACCTGGTCGCAATACTGGGTTTGATATAGATGAAGCTGATCTTTCTGAGATGCAGCAGTGCCAGAGGACTGTTGTTGCTTCTGCTATTTTTG GAAATTATGATATAATGCAACAACCGGAAAGCATTAATGAATTTTCAAAGAATACTGTTTGCTTCTTCATGTTTCTCGATGAAGAAACAGAAGCTGCAATAAAGAACTTCACTACTATTGATCATACTAAAAGAATTGGGCTGTGGCGGGTGGTTGTCGTTCACAACCTTCCATACTCTGATGCAAGGCGCAATGGAAAG GTTCCAAAACTACTACTTCATCGGCTTTTTCCTAATGCGCGATATTCAATTTGGATTGATGGGAAACTTAAACTAGTGAGGGATCCTTATCAGGTATTAGAGAG ATTCTTGTGGAGGAAGAATGTTAGCTTTGCGATTTCCAGGCACTACAAACGCTTCGATGTCTTTGAGGAAGCTGAGGCCAACAAGGCTGGTGGAAAATATGATAACGCTTCAATTGATTACCAAATTGAGTTTTATAAAAGAGAAGGTTTAACCCATTATTCATCAGCTAAGCTTCCCATAACGAGTG ATGTCCCTGAGGGTTGTGTAATAATAAGGGAGCACATCCCCATAACCAACCTGTTCACATGCCTTTGGTTCAATGAAGTTGATCGTTTCACATCCAGAGATCAGCTAAGCTTTAGCACAGTTCGGGATAAAATAAGGTCGAGAGTTAATTGGACTGCAGACATGTTCCTGGATTGTGAAAGGCGCGATTTTGTTGTTCAG ACATACCACAGAGAACTGTTGGAACAAAGGCAGGCTGCCTTAAGAAGTCAGCCTCCCCCGCGGCCTCCTGCGGCGCTCATGCAACCTAGAAAGATGCTTCCAGACAATGCAGCAGAGGAACCTGGGAAATCTCCTGCAACTAAGAAGTTACCAGCAAAGCATACACGTGATAGGAAATCAAGCTCGAAACGAACTCATCGAACTAAAGTCGCCGGTGGGAAGGAATCGGTTCAACTGTAA